A single Desulfovulcanus ferrireducens DNA region contains:
- a CDS encoding type II secretion system protein N, whose translation MKEEKMRTMSHELLNGEKLSEIINTCREFFLTFAHSNNLKYLVLGVSIVISSICLGRTITAWLSFNLIPEPGLTLPAPQKSKFLATLRPRTNPQALDFKSIIDRNLFGGKLYEPAIQKEEEQKPEDLPLATLRLKLVGTIVDKDGDISTAIIEDLAKREQSLYHVGERIKNALIKKILRTYVIVNTGKRDEILSMRPEELKNKQKDSSRTTKGKIKIPRKVIETSMSNLANIMQDALIKPYLIRGQIAGFKITKIKPDSIYTKLGLQNGDVLLDINKEKLDSPRKLLNLYERFKDKSKIKLKISRAGKEETVEYQIY comes from the coding sequence ATGAAAGAAGAAAAGATGCGGACTATGAGTCACGAATTGTTAAACGGTGAAAAATTGAGTGAAATTATCAACACCTGCCGAGAATTTTTCCTAACCTTTGCACACTCAAACAATCTAAAATATTTAGTGCTCGGGGTAAGCATAGTTATCTCATCCATTTGTCTGGGCAGGACAATAACTGCCTGGCTATCCTTTAACCTTATCCCAGAGCCCGGACTAACCCTACCTGCTCCCCAAAAGTCAAAGTTTTTAGCAACTCTCAGGCCCCGGACAAATCCCCAGGCCCTGGATTTTAAATCCATTATTGATAGAAATCTATTTGGCGGAAAACTTTATGAACCTGCTATTCAAAAAGAAGAAGAGCAAAAACCAGAAGACCTTCCGTTGGCCACGCTCAGGCTTAAACTGGTAGGGACCATTGTGGACAAGGATGGAGATATCTCAACAGCTATCATTGAAGATTTAGCAAAAAGAGAACAGAGCCTTTATCACGTTGGGGAGAGGATTAAAAATGCCTTGATAAAAAAAATTTTGCGCACTTATGTGATCGTAAATACAGGAAAAAGAGATGAAATTTTAAGCATGCGTCCTGAAGAATTAAAAAATAAACAAAAAGATTCTAGCCGCACAACAAAAGGAAAAATAAAAATTCCCAGAAAAGTGATCGAAACTTCCATGAGTAATTTGGCCAACATCATGCAGGATGCCCTGATAAAACCCTACCTTATACGCGGCCAAATCGCCGGCTTTAAAATCACCAAGATTAAACCAGACAGCATTTACACAAAACTCGGGCTACAAAATGGGGACGTGCTTTTGGATATAAATAAGGAGAAATTGGATAGTCCTAGAAAATTACTCAATCTTTATGAACGATTCAAAGATAAAAGTAAAATTAAACTAAAAATATCGCGAGCAGGAAAGGAAGAGACGGTAGAGTATCAGATATATTAG